A DNA window from Paenibacillus sp. HWE-109 contains the following coding sequences:
- a CDS encoding YjcZ family sporulation protein, whose amino-acid sequence MGYAAGIGTSSAAVLVLFILLVIITMTFAI is encoded by the coding sequence ATGGGATATGCAGCAGGGATTGGTACTAGTTCAGCAGCAGTATTGGTTCTATTTATCTTATTGGTTATTATTACTATGACATTTGCAATATGA
- a CDS encoding YjcZ family sporulation protein: MGYTAGGCYSGGVGTSTAIVLVLFILLVIITSAFVW, encoded by the coding sequence ATGGGTTATACTGCAGGAGGCTGTTATAGCGGTGGTGTGGGTACAAGTACGGCTATTGTCTTGGTTCTTTTTATCCTTTTGGTTATCATTACTAGTGCGTTTGTATGGTAA
- a CDS encoding glycosyltransferase gives MSSRPLRILHQISHMNQDSAQSFIMKVYRNMDRSKVQFDFVVHTQNPSDYDEEIRALGGRIFHLGKPYHAGRFGYLFDLKAIIQQEGPFQAIHSHNMDASGFTLLIARFLGIPIRIAHSHSLREATFSISQNKMSRWFKKNMIRRLATSWVGSSQTASQALFGFQWMNDKRGKMLRNGIDLSLYTNRITTCVSLREQLKIPLDEPIVGHIGRFSAVKNHRYLIEVFEELLYRLPNARLILIGDGALRPQIEAILEQKGIQNRVHLLGIREDIAELLQEIDVLALPSFEDGLPMILIEAQAAGVPCVVSDALPDEANLKAGFFAFLSLEQDAAIWAQWLLKAIRSDRASEEIRIRAVQQAGYDIKEAATELEGVYMAQIG, from the coding sequence TTGAGCAGTCGCCCATTAAGGATATTGCATCAAATTAGTCATATGAATCAGGATAGTGCACAAAGCTTTATTATGAAGGTATATCGGAATATGGACCGATCCAAGGTTCAATTCGATTTTGTGGTCCATACGCAGAATCCTTCCGATTATGACGAAGAAATACGCGCTTTGGGCGGACGGATTTTTCATCTTGGGAAACCCTATCACGCAGGCCGGTTCGGATATTTGTTTGATTTGAAAGCGATTATTCAACAAGAAGGACCTTTTCAAGCGATACATAGTCATAATATGGATGCAAGTGGATTTACTTTATTGATCGCCAGATTTCTTGGCATTCCCATTCGCATTGCACATAGTCATAGCTTAAGGGAAGCTACTTTTTCGATTTCACAAAATAAGATGTCCCGTTGGTTTAAGAAGAATATGATTCGACGTCTGGCTACAAGTTGGGTTGGAAGCTCGCAGACGGCTAGCCAAGCACTATTTGGATTCCAATGGATGAACGATAAACGAGGTAAAATGCTGCGCAATGGCATTGATCTTAGTCTCTATACCAACCGAATAACAACGTGTGTCTCGCTTCGTGAGCAGCTGAAGATTCCGCTGGATGAGCCGATTGTTGGCCATATTGGGCGTTTTAGTGCTGTGAAGAATCACCGATATCTGATCGAAGTTTTTGAAGAACTGCTGTACCGGCTCCCGAATGCGCGGCTGATTCTGATTGGTGATGGGGCTTTGCGTCCGCAAATTGAGGCGATTCTTGAGCAAAAGGGAATTCAGAACCGCGTTCATTTACTTGGCATACGGGAAGATATTGCCGAGCTCCTTCAGGAGATTGATGTGCTCGCGCTGCCCTCTTTTGAAGATGGTCTGCCGATGATATTAATTGAAGCGCAAGCGGCAGGTGTTCCTTGTGTGGTTTCGGATGCTTTGCCAGATGAGGCTAATCTGAAGGCCGGTTTTTTCGCTTTCTTGAGTTTGGAGCAAGACGCAGCCATATGGGCCCAGTGGTTATTGAAAGCGATTCGCAGTGACAGGGCTTCAGAAGAGATCAGGATTCGAGCGGTCCAACAAGCCGGATATGATATTAAAGAGGCTGCAACCGAGTTAGAGGGCGTATATATGGCTCAGATCGGTTAG
- a CDS encoding PrkA family serine protein kinase, whose translation MDIFKRISEHRTEKDSLSWTGTFAEYIELLRTNPGLARTAHSRVYDMIASQGINDQSGHKSYSFFNQEIFGLDRAIEKLVEEYFHSAARRLDVRKRILLLMGPVSGGKSTIVTMLKRGLEQFAKTDLGAVYAIKGCPMHEEPLHLIPLELRPEIERELGVKIEGSLCPSCQMRLKTEYNGCIEDVLVERVFISEEGRVGIGTFSPSDPKSQDIADLTGSIDFSTITEFGSESDPRAYRFDGELNKANRGIMEFQEMLKCDEKFLWNLLSLTQEGNFKAGRFALISADELIIAHTNETEYKSFISNKKNEALQSRMIVMPIPYNLRVTDEEKIYAKLISQSDMSHIHIAPHALRDAAIFSILTRLKETKKQGMDLVKKMRMYDGEIVEGYKEADLKEMQNEFQEEGMSGIDPRYVINRISSALIRQDLQCINALDVLRALKDGLDQHPSITKDERERYLNFISVARKEYDDIAKKEVQKAFVYSFEESARTIFDNYLDNIEAYCNWGKIKDPLTGEEMDPDERLMRSIEEQIGISENAKKAFREEILIRISSYSRKGRKFDYSSHERLREAIEKKLFADLKDIVKITTSSKTPDEKQLKKINDVTKQLIDEHGYCPVCANELLRYVGSLLNR comes from the coding sequence ATGGACATATTCAAAAGAATTTCGGAGCATCGTACGGAGAAGGATTCATTGAGCTGGACCGGTACGTTCGCGGAGTACATAGAATTGCTTCGCACAAATCCTGGGCTCGCCAGAACCGCGCATTCCAGAGTCTATGATATGATTGCATCGCAAGGTATCAATGACCAGTCCGGGCACAAATCCTACAGCTTTTTCAACCAAGAAATTTTCGGTCTGGATCGTGCGATTGAGAAGCTCGTAGAAGAATATTTCCATTCCGCAGCCCGTCGATTGGATGTTCGTAAGCGTATATTGCTGTTAATGGGTCCTGTAAGCGGTGGTAAATCAACCATTGTGACCATGTTGAAGCGGGGGCTAGAGCAATTTGCCAAAACAGACTTAGGGGCTGTCTATGCGATTAAGGGCTGTCCGATGCACGAGGAACCGTTGCATCTCATTCCACTGGAGCTTCGTCCCGAAATCGAACGTGAGCTTGGGGTGAAAATTGAGGGAAGCTTATGCCCGTCCTGCCAGATGCGTTTGAAAACAGAGTATAACGGCTGCATTGAAGACGTCTTGGTCGAACGTGTCTTTATCTCAGAAGAAGGCCGTGTCGGGATTGGAACATTCAGTCCTTCTGATCCTAAATCGCAAGATATCGCTGATCTGACAGGCAGCATTGATTTCTCTACCATCACTGAGTTCGGGTCTGAATCGGATCCGCGTGCCTATCGTTTCGACGGCGAACTGAATAAAGCTAACAGGGGCATCATGGAGTTTCAGGAAATGTTGAAATGCGATGAAAAGTTCCTCTGGAACTTGCTGTCGCTCACCCAGGAGGGCAATTTTAAAGCAGGCAGGTTCGCATTGATTAGCGCCGATGAACTGATCATTGCCCATACCAATGAAACGGAATATAAGTCATTTATTTCGAATAAGAAAAATGAGGCGCTGCAGTCACGGATGATCGTCATGCCGATTCCTTATAATTTAAGGGTCACAGATGAAGAGAAAATCTATGCCAAGCTGATCAGTCAAAGCGATATGTCGCACATTCACATCGCTCCTCATGCGTTAAGGGATGCAGCGATTTTCTCCATCCTTACGCGATTGAAAGAAACGAAGAAACAAGGCATGGATTTGGTCAAAAAAATGCGGATGTACGACGGAGAGATCGTCGAAGGCTACAAAGAGGCCGATCTGAAAGAAATGCAAAATGAGTTCCAGGAAGAAGGCATGAGCGGCATTGATCCGCGTTATGTCATTAACCGGATTTCGAGTGCTTTGATTCGGCAAGATCTTCAGTGCATTAACGCATTAGATGTTCTGCGGGCGCTCAAAGATGGCTTAGACCAGCATCCGTCGATTACCAAAGATGAGCGGGAACGTTACCTGAACTTCATTTCGGTAGCGCGCAAAGAGTATGATGATATTGCGAAGAAAGAAGTGCAGAAAGCCTTCGTCTATTCCTTCGAGGAATCAGCCAGAACGATTTTTGACAACTACCTCGATAATATCGAAGCTTACTGTAATTGGGGGAAAATCAAAGACCCGCTGACTGGTGAGGAAATGGATCCGGATGAGCGACTGATGCGTTCAATCGAAGAACAAATTGGCATTTCTGAAAATGCGAAGAAAGCATTCCGCGAAGAAATTCTGATCCGGATATCTTCGTATTCCCGCAAGGGGCGGAAGTTTGACTACAGCAGCCACGAACGACTGCGCGAAGCCATTGAGAAGAAGCTTTTCGCGGACTTGAAGGATATTGTGAAAATTACAACCTCCTCCAAAACACCGGATGAAAAGCAGTTGAAGAAAATTAATGATGTAACAAAGCAATTGATCGATGAGCACGGTTATTGCCCGGTATGTGCGAATGAATTACTGCGTTATGTGGGCAGCTTGCTGAATAGATAA
- a CDS encoding cache domain-containing sensor histidine kinase, with translation MKIRGFTKKVFVYFMIVIIVSLGSVGIFSYMITSGELEEMVENQMNQIVGNAVHHTDIYFKDYERSIVSILTNRQVMEFIDLPSTREAYDFYTYRNTIREISVDPLFIRNPKLASVYLISDKQNAVYYYNGVTEQSFNGEDIRKQMAYFLANTSADGQLSILNHTIIAGQENQMLTMVRRIRGFTSPELSGLLAIEMRSADLSALWKGIDLGKYGYLFIIDDNGNYVYHPDRKKVGSNVPAAFVEKLKQADSRAFIDASEGDQRMYLSRKSDYSGWQLVVSMPLHELRKPLSNIRSTTLVVGIFTLALAILLAYRFGKSIAKPIQVLKSGMRETEKGNWATIPLPPHRDEIVELIVRYNLMVKRLSEAVDRVVQVELSNSEIRMERQKAEFQSLQLQINPHFMYNTLETIICYATIQDSEEISEIVKALAYMLRYSVQTNLEEITVANELKHVLYYLVVLKHRIGREFEIDVAIKPEFLLHVMVRLTLQPLIENVFQHAFPEGLEEYHLIRIDGGIKDGVFWISVEDNGAGMPEAKLRQIQKKLNANRLADGEIDETGVKGGIGVLNVHRRIQMVYGEAYGLRVESWPEQGTKMIMRMPSMT, from the coding sequence ATGAAGATTAGAGGTTTTACGAAGAAAGTATTCGTTTATTTTATGATTGTTATTATCGTATCGTTAGGCAGTGTAGGCATTTTTTCCTACATGATCACCTCCGGCGAGTTGGAGGAAATGGTAGAAAATCAAATGAATCAAATTGTTGGCAATGCGGTTCACCATACAGATATCTATTTTAAAGATTATGAGCGTTCGATTGTTTCGATATTAACCAATAGACAGGTTATGGAATTCATAGATCTTCCTTCTACTCGGGAAGCTTATGACTTCTATACTTATCGCAATACAATTCGTGAAATTAGTGTGGATCCTTTATTTATACGAAATCCCAAACTAGCTTCCGTCTATTTAATTAGCGATAAGCAAAATGCGGTGTATTACTACAATGGCGTAACCGAACAATCCTTCAATGGGGAGGATATTCGGAAACAAATGGCTTATTTTCTGGCGAATACAAGCGCTGATGGGCAATTAAGCATTCTGAACCATACGATAATTGCTGGACAAGAGAATCAAATGTTGACCATGGTCCGCCGCATTCGTGGATTCACTTCTCCAGAATTAAGCGGCTTGCTTGCCATTGAGATGCGATCTGCCGATTTATCCGCCTTATGGAAAGGGATTGACCTGGGGAAGTATGGCTATCTGTTCATCATTGATGATAATGGCAACTATGTGTATCATCCTGATAGAAAGAAAGTAGGATCGAATGTTCCCGCGGCGTTTGTCGAGAAGTTGAAACAGGCCGACTCCCGGGCCTTTATCGACGCCAGTGAGGGCGATCAACGGATGTATCTAAGCCGCAAATCCGATTATTCGGGTTGGCAGCTCGTCGTCTCCATGCCGCTTCATGAATTGCGCAAACCGCTTTCCAATATTCGATCAACAACGTTGGTCGTCGGGATATTCACACTAGCATTGGCGATTTTACTTGCTTATCGATTCGGGAAATCGATTGCCAAGCCAATTCAGGTGCTCAAATCCGGCATGCGGGAAACGGAGAAAGGGAATTGGGCCACGATCCCCCTTCCTCCCCACCGTGATGAAATTGTGGAGTTGATTGTGCGCTACAACTTGATGGTTAAGCGCCTGTCAGAAGCGGTTGATCGCGTGGTACAGGTGGAGCTAAGCAATTCAGAAATACGAATGGAGCGTCAGAAGGCGGAGTTCCAATCTCTTCAATTGCAAATCAATCCTCACTTTATGTACAACACCTTGGAGACGATTATTTGCTATGCGACTATTCAGGATTCAGAGGAAATATCCGAAATTGTTAAGGCTCTAGCTTATATGCTGAGATATTCCGTCCAGACGAATCTCGAAGAAATTACGGTGGCGAATGAATTAAAGCATGTGCTGTATTATCTGGTCGTACTGAAGCATCGAATTGGTCGGGAATTCGAGATCGATGTTGCGATTAAGCCTGAATTTCTGCTTCATGTCATGGTGCGTCTGACCCTGCAGCCGCTGATTGAGAATGTGTTCCAGCATGCATTTCCGGAAGGCCTGGAAGAATATCACTTAATCCGGATCGATGGTGGCATCAAGGATGGGGTATTTTGGATTAGTGTAGAGGATAATGGAGCAGGCATGCCAGAGGCGAAGCTCAGGCAGATACAAAAGAAATTGAATGCCAACCGGCTGGCAGATGGTGAAATCGATGAGACAGGTGTTAAAGGCGGGATCGGTGTTTTAAACGTACACCGCAGGATTCAAATGGTCTATGGAGAGGCTTATGGACTAAGGGTAGAAAGCTGGCCAGAGCAGGGAACCAAAATGATTATGAGGATGCCTTCAATGACGTGA
- a CDS encoding response regulator transcription factor, which yields MHVLIVDDEPVIRRGLLKMAELYAPAFSKIQTAENGEAALGLIRASEPDLVLTDVRMPKMDGLELCKIIYEEFPHIKTVVISGYSDFEYAQKSVNYGVRHYLLKPVTKSDVHEMLDQLIKKPARSYIPPSRYIEWIDQMEQQIWALQIEELNSLMLRWRDYCLSVNVSLAQLKELLDDCNGILVKRLQSRSYSPDSVPVHLQADSVKEALDTFEKGLHDMIKGLLAVRSGHFKDPMEEAKAFIDSNLSKEITLDQVAAMVGLTPTYFSSLFKKITHETFVQYRINKRMTKAQEMLAIPYVRIVDVAADVGYDDYPHFTKTFKKIVGVTPTEYRARLGIR from the coding sequence ATGCATGTATTGATCGTAGATGATGAACCTGTCATTCGCAGAGGGTTGCTGAAAATGGCGGAATTATACGCACCGGCTTTCTCCAAAATCCAGACGGCCGAGAACGGCGAGGCTGCTTTGGGGTTAATTCGAGCTTCAGAGCCTGATCTTGTGTTGACGGATGTTCGCATGCCCAAAATGGACGGACTGGAGCTATGCAAAATCATTTATGAGGAATTCCCTCATATTAAAACCGTTGTGATTTCCGGCTACAGTGACTTTGAATATGCTCAAAAGAGCGTGAATTATGGTGTCCGACATTATTTGCTCAAGCCAGTCACCAAATCGGATGTCCATGAGATGCTGGACCAATTAATTAAAAAGCCTGCACGCAGCTATATACCGCCTTCCCGTTATATCGAGTGGATCGATCAGATGGAACAGCAAATATGGGCTTTGCAAATAGAGGAACTTAATAGTCTGATGTTACGCTGGCGTGATTATTGCCTGTCTGTCAATGTTTCGCTGGCTCAGTTGAAAGAACTCTTGGACGATTGCAATGGCATTCTTGTAAAACGCCTTCAATCTCGTAGTTACTCGCCTGATTCCGTGCCGGTTCACTTGCAGGCCGATAGTGTGAAAGAAGCCCTTGATACCTTCGAGAAGGGCCTTCATGACATGATCAAAGGGCTGCTTGCCGTCCGAAGCGGCCATTTCAAGGATCCGATGGAAGAGGCCAAAGCCTTTATCGACAGCAATTTGTCCAAAGAAATTACGTTGGATCAAGTCGCGGCGATGGTCGGATTAACCCCGACGTACTTCAGCTCCTTGTTCAAAAAAATAACCCATGAGACCTTTGTTCAGTATCGAATCAATAAACGGATGACGAAGGCCCAAGAGATGCTGGCAATTCCTTATGTACGAATTGTAGACGTAGCAGCGGATGTGGGTTATGACGACTACCCTCATTTTACCAAAACCTTCAAAAAAATTGTTGGCGTTACACCGACTGAATATCGTGCCAGATTAGGTATTAGATGA
- a CDS encoding TIM-barrel domain-containing protein: MDTKTWQLSAPGVWRLTIKKPQSITPLSWMNVSPQEKALQQMPQVAPPFDWDRIQLEEAGDSLILSFPLYRTEKLYGTGLQLLRMNQRGRNRYLRVNSDPKQDTGETHAPVPFYISDLGYGVWVDTSRIVTMYCGSTMKQEDTQSEEIRDRNSDRGWRATMVASRVEIRLPAEGADVYVFGGPTLADVVSRYNLYCGGGVLPPMWGLGFWHRVPTLYSEQQVLEEAEQFRLHDFPCDVIGLEPGWHSQSYPVTYEWEKSRFPEPEQFVKKMEQNGFRVNLWEHPFVSPKSELYADLKPLSGSHTVWGGLAPDYSLTEAANLYKKQHEQQHVNIGVSGYKLDECDGSELTNNSWMFPGHAKFPSGLDGEQMRQMYGLMFQKMTDDLFRSKNRRTYGLVRASNAAASTMPYVLYSDLYDHKQFIRALCNSSFSGLLWTPEVRRARNAEDWVRRMQTVCFSPLAMLNAWGDGTKPWSFPEVEGVVRHYIKLRMRLLPYLYTAFARYRELGIPPFQAMPFVISPSEIAEAEANAVEAEQQLNTTDAAYGKKKVREWDDQYMVGEALLVAPLVEGEDEREVLLPAGIWYGLETGERYTGGCIIRVQAGLERIPVFVKSGSVIPMMPALPHVPASGTQIPLELVHFGSEPGEGLLYEDDGESFDYEAGKYTWRKLTVTRNSDGEYAGELTGESEEWSFYNSITWRFSQTHLEMI, translated from the coding sequence ATGGATACTAAGACATGGCAATTATCAGCACCAGGCGTATGGCGCCTGACGATCAAGAAACCGCAGTCGATCACTCCACTATCGTGGATGAATGTTTCTCCGCAAGAAAAAGCTTTGCAACAAATGCCACAAGTGGCGCCGCCATTCGATTGGGACCGTATTCAGCTTGAGGAAGCTGGGGACAGTCTTATTCTGTCCTTTCCGCTTTATCGCACCGAGAAGTTATATGGGACAGGCCTTCAGTTATTGCGGATGAATCAGCGAGGAAGAAACCGTTATTTACGCGTGAACAGCGATCCTAAACAGGATACGGGTGAAACGCATGCTCCGGTTCCCTTCTATATCAGCGATCTTGGATATGGCGTTTGGGTGGATACTTCGCGGATCGTTACGATGTATTGCGGGTCCACGATGAAGCAGGAGGACACGCAGAGCGAAGAGATTCGCGATCGCAATAGCGATCGGGGATGGCGAGCAACGATGGTCGCTTCACGTGTGGAGATCCGTCTTCCAGCTGAAGGCGCAGACGTCTATGTGTTTGGTGGACCTACGCTTGCGGACGTGGTGTCCAGGTATAATTTATATTGTGGCGGCGGCGTACTGCCTCCGATGTGGGGGCTGGGCTTCTGGCATCGCGTTCCAACGCTATATAGCGAGCAGCAGGTCCTGGAGGAGGCGGAGCAGTTCCGACTTCATGATTTCCCATGCGATGTGATCGGACTGGAACCAGGCTGGCACAGCCAAAGCTATCCGGTTACTTATGAATGGGAGAAGAGCAGGTTCCCTGAGCCTGAGCAATTTGTGAAAAAAATGGAGCAAAACGGCTTTCGCGTGAATCTGTGGGAGCATCCCTTCGTATCCCCAAAGAGCGAGCTGTATGCGGATCTGAAGCCGCTTTCAGGCAGTCATACGGTTTGGGGGGGGCTTGCGCCTGACTACTCCCTGACGGAGGCGGCAAATCTGTACAAAAAGCAGCATGAGCAGCAGCATGTGAACATCGGGGTGTCCGGTTACAAACTGGATGAATGCGACGGCAGTGAATTGACTAACAATTCCTGGATGTTCCCTGGACATGCCAAGTTCCCATCGGGTCTGGACGGCGAACAGATGCGGCAGATGTATGGGCTAATGTTTCAGAAAATGACAGACGATCTGTTTCGCAGTAAAAATCGCAGAACCTACGGACTGGTGAGGGCTTCGAATGCTGCGGCCTCCACGATGCCTTACGTACTTTACTCAGATCTTTATGACCATAAGCAATTTATTCGGGCACTTTGCAATTCTTCATTCAGCGGTCTGCTGTGGACTCCGGAAGTGCGCAGAGCGAGGAATGCTGAAGATTGGGTGCGTCGTATGCAAACCGTCTGCTTCTCCCCTCTGGCCATGCTGAATGCTTGGGGGGATGGTACGAAGCCGTGGTCGTTCCCGGAAGTGGAAGGCGTTGTGCGCCACTATATCAAGCTGCGGATGAGGCTGCTGCCCTATTTATATACAGCTTTCGCCAGATATCGTGAACTAGGCATTCCTCCTTTCCAGGCCATGCCGTTCGTGATCTCTCCTTCTGAGATTGCTGAAGCCGAAGCGAACGCTGTCGAAGCGGAGCAACAGTTGAATACGACAGACGCGGCTTACGGCAAGAAGAAAGTGAGAGAATGGGATGACCAGTATATGGTCGGCGAAGCGCTGTTGGTAGCTCCGCTGGTAGAAGGGGAAGATGAACGAGAGGTGCTGCTGCCAGCAGGTATCTGGTATGGGTTGGAGACCGGGGAGCGCTATACCGGGGGCTGCATCATTCGCGTTCAAGCTGGTTTAGAGCGAATTCCTGTTTTTGTTAAAAGCGGATCTGTCATCCCAATGATGCCTGCTTTGCCGCATGTTCCAGCATCCGGAACGCAGATTCCGCTAGAGCTTGTCCATTTCGGATCGGAGCCTGGCGAGGGACTATTGTACGAGGATGATGGGGAATCCTTCGATTATGAAGCAGGGAAATACACTTGGCGGAAGCTGACGGTTACCCGAAATTCAGATGGCGAGTATGCGGGAGAACTGACAGGAGAAAGTGAAGAATGGTCATTCTACAATTCTATCACTTGGCGTTTCTCCCAAACTCATTTGGAAATGATATAG
- a CDS encoding Gfo/Idh/MocA family protein yields the protein MRAILVGLGSAGFSWYKRLRDRGLLAAVVEVDPTMKAKMNDDPFPFYTSLEEALQQEQADFLVNVTSPMMHTTVNHAAFDHKLAVLCEKPISFDYEESIEVVARAAKEKLPFMIAENYRRMPIIRKMKQLLEEGVIGSLSSMDIQFYRYHQVERKYTVRILDDIGVHHFDLIRYFCGKEGKRVQAKLYNPINGWEEDGASINAYAFLEMEGGITAAYHASIASRGSETPWSGNWRLEGTEGAMEVTDKQIRVIRGEDVQLITDFSGVDETDTLTEFLASLQEGREAETSGRDYLKTQALVHYAKLASETGQTQVIKVPTL from the coding sequence ATGAGGGCTATATTGGTTGGTTTGGGTTCTGCAGGATTCAGCTGGTACAAGCGTCTGCGAGATAGAGGGTTATTGGCAGCTGTTGTTGAGGTGGATCCTACAATGAAGGCGAAGATGAATGACGATCCGTTCCCTTTCTACACGTCACTTGAAGAAGCCTTGCAACAGGAGCAAGCGGACTTTCTGGTTAACGTAACCTCACCAATGATGCACACAACGGTGAACCATGCAGCATTTGATCATAAGCTGGCTGTATTGTGCGAGAAGCCGATTTCGTTTGACTATGAGGAATCGATTGAGGTCGTTGCTCGAGCTGCAAAAGAAAAGCTGCCTTTCATGATCGCCGAGAATTATCGCAGAATGCCTATTATACGTAAGATGAAACAGCTCTTGGAGGAAGGTGTCATCGGCAGCTTATCGTCTATGGATATACAGTTTTACAGATACCATCAGGTTGAGCGGAAATATACCGTACGCATCTTGGATGACATCGGTGTCCACCATTTTGATCTGATTCGTTATTTCTGTGGAAAAGAAGGAAAGCGTGTACAGGCCAAACTATACAACCCGATTAACGGATGGGAAGAAGACGGTGCCAGTATTAATGCTTATGCCTTTCTTGAAATGGAGGGGGGCATCACAGCTGCTTATCACGCCTCGATTGCTTCCAGAGGGAGCGAAACGCCGTGGAGCGGCAATTGGCGGCTTGAAGGCACGGAAGGCGCCATGGAAGTGACAGATAAGCAAATACGTGTGATTCGCGGCGAAGACGTCCAGTTGATTACGGACTTCAGCGGTGTGGATGAAACGGATACGCTGACTGAATTTCTGGCGTCCCTTCAGGAAGGGCGCGAAGCAGAAACGAGCGGCAGGGATTATTTGAAAACCCAAGCGCTTGTCCATTACGCAAAGCTGGCTAGTGAAACCGGTCAAACGCAAGTAATTAAGGTTCCGACGCTATAA